One Candidatus Zixiibacteriota bacterium DNA window includes the following coding sequences:
- a CDS encoding inositol monophosphatase family protein: protein MSKFLDVALKAISVAEKITLSSYHKRPRARLKSDNTPVTAADRTAEREIAAIIREAFPEHGILGEEFGRKGGRSVEFMWLIDPIDGTKNFVGQIPLWGNLLALWHEGEMILGVSNMPMMGERLWAHKGHGAFLNGKRVRVSSTSRLDQSMISYGSLGSFKQIGMEPRIVELIQTCKRQRAFGDLWPYHLLACGKLDIVIEAAIKSVDVAPFVCIIREAGGATCDLQGNPFDFGISSFVATNGRLHQAVMRRMSS from the coding sequence ATGTCGAAGTTTCTTGATGTTGCTCTGAAGGCGATTTCCGTCGCCGAGAAGATCACGCTTTCCTCCTATCACAAACGACCGCGTGCGCGGCTCAAATCAGACAACACGCCAGTAACCGCCGCGGACCGCACAGCGGAGAGGGAGATTGCCGCTATCATTCGTGAGGCGTTTCCCGAACACGGCATTCTGGGAGAGGAGTTTGGGCGCAAGGGCGGCAGGTCGGTCGAGTTTATGTGGCTGATCGACCCGATCGACGGCACCAAGAACTTTGTCGGTCAAATACCGCTGTGGGGAAATCTGCTCGCCCTTTGGCACGAGGGGGAAATGATTCTCGGCGTTTCCAATATGCCTATGATGGGGGAACGACTCTGGGCCCACAAGGGGCACGGTGCATTTCTCAATGGCAAACGCGTGCGCGTATCGTCGACGAGCCGACTGGACCAGAGCATGATCAGCTATGGTTCGCTCGGCAGTTTCAAGCAGATTGGCATGGAGCCGCGGATAGTGGAGCTCATCCAGACATGCAAACGCCAAAGGGCTTTCGGCGACCTCTGGCCGTACCACCTGCTGGCGTGCGGCAAACTCGACATCGTGATCGAGGCGGCTATCAAGTCGGTCGATGTCGCACCATTTGTTTGCATTATCCGTGAAGCCGGCGGCGCAACCTGCGACCTCCAGGGAAACCCGTTCGATTTTGGCATATCATCATTCGTGGCCACCAACGGCAGACTGCACCAGGCGGTCATGCGCCGAATGAGTTCTTAA
- a CDS encoding TPM domain-containing protein yields the protein MVRAFLVASVALLLPALALGVAIPAYKGPVTDLAGLLSAGDKQQLETKLLDYRTQSTNEIGVLIMPSLDGEPLEDFAHDVFKQWGIGKAAKDNGVLLIIALEERRARIEVGYGLEAELTDAESGRLVNRNSPMSQRFRQKEYAGGIDVAIDGIIMGIGGEYKPPALGDKSEDNDKQTPRVLALPGLLFLFFLVMALRKARRFGGWHTGSFGGGFGGFSGGGSGGGGGFSFGGGSSGGGGASGGW from the coding sequence TTGGTCCGGGCATTTCTGGTTGCATCGGTGGCGCTGTTGCTGCCGGCACTCGCTCTCGGAGTTGCCATTCCTGCCTACAAGGGACCGGTCACTGATCTGGCCGGTCTTCTGAGTGCTGGGGACAAGCAGCAGCTCGAGACCAAGCTGCTTGACTACCGAACACAAAGTACCAACGAGATCGGCGTGCTGATTATGCCGAGTCTCGATGGAGAGCCGCTCGAAGATTTCGCCCACGATGTGTTCAAACAGTGGGGGATCGGCAAGGCGGCCAAAGATAACGGCGTGCTCTTGATCATCGCGTTGGAAGAACGTCGTGCTCGCATTGAAGTCGGCTATGGTCTTGAGGCTGAGTTGACCGATGCCGAGAGCGGGCGGCTGGTCAACCGCAATTCGCCGATGTCGCAGCGGTTTCGGCAGAAGGAATACGCAGGCGGGATTGATGTCGCCATCGACGGCATCATCATGGGGATCGGCGGCGAATACAAGCCTCCGGCGCTTGGTGACAAGTCCGAAGATAACGATAAGCAAACGCCCCGCGTGCTCGCTCTGCCCGGACTTCTGTTCCTGTTCTTTCTCGTCATGGCGCTGCGCAAAGCGCGGCGATTTGGCGGCTGGCACACTGGCTCGTTCGGCGGCGGATTTGGCGGCTTTAGCGGCGGTGGTTCAGGCGGAGGCGGCGGGTTCAGTTTCGGCGGTGGTTCCTCGGGTGGCGGCGGCGCCAGCGGCGGATGGTGA
- a CDS encoding cytochrome c family protein, producing MKKLLIIMIMVLVAACIVMAQDKPAAPAAEKAKAAYVGAEKCKMCHKAEYEAWSTTKHAKAFEALKPEEQAKPECTKCHVTGATAEGTALNGVQCEACHGAGSEYKKPTIMSKAKWAADPAAYKKMAVEAGLIYPVEANCVKCHTKEGNVNFKEFTFATMKDKVHPVKAAAEPAKK from the coding sequence ATGAAGAAACTACTGATCATCATGATCATGGTCCTGGTTGCCGCATGCATAGTCATGGCGCAGGACAAACCGGCTGCTCCGGCGGCGGAGAAAGCCAAAGCAGCGTATGTCGGCGCTGAGAAGTGCAAGATGTGCCACAAGGCCGAGTATGAGGCCTGGTCGACCACCAAGCATGCCAAGGCGTTTGAAGCGCTGAAGCCCGAAGAACAGGCGAAACCCGAATGCACCAAGTGTCATGTCACCGGCGCCACCGCCGAGGGGACAGCACTCAATGGCGTGCAGTGTGAAGCATGCCACGGTGCCGGTTCAGAATATAAAAAGCCGACCATCATGAGCAAAGCCAAGTGGGCTGCCGATCCGGCTGCGTACAAGAAGATGGCGGTCGAGGCCGGCCTCATCTATCCGGTCGAAGCTAACTGCGTGAAGTGCCACACCAAGGAAGGGAACGTGAACTTCAAAGAGTTCACTTTCGCAACGATGAAGGACAAAGTCCATCCGGTGAAGGCTGCGGCCGAGCCGGCGAAGAAGTAG
- a CDS encoding aminotransferase class V-fold PLP-dependent enzyme: MSTSPVAPAVADKVRIADLPRLLIGADTVVPTLHGPRPYINFDNAASTPTFVPIADAVNSFLRWYSNVHRGTGFKSQLSSWIFERSRDLVARFVGADLRDQVVIFTKNSTEAINKLANRLPLERGDVILTTLMEHHSNELPWRRVGRVEHVGTNDDGTVCKEHFLSLLKRHGAKVKLVAITGASNVTGYINDLDFFARATHDAGARILVDGAQLVPHRPVNMKPHDPEHRIDYLVFSGHKMYAPFGVGVLVGDKRTFEQGEPDAVGGGVVDIVTLEDAYWTDLPEKEEAGTPDIIGVVALGKAIKLLESLGWEAIIEHESNLTAYALTELEKISAVNLFGDTDPANARNRLGVISMNVGNLPHALVAAILSYEGGIGVRSGCFCAHTYVKTLLRVGEREAKELEDQIRSRDRSNIPGTIRMSFGLYNTRSEVDTFVTMIRKIASGDYYKGYRLDREKGEYYPPEFHLPFEDYFRL, encoded by the coding sequence ATGAGCACATCACCGGTAGCACCGGCCGTAGCCGACAAAGTACGCATAGCTGATCTTCCTCGTTTGTTGATCGGTGCCGATACGGTCGTACCGACCTTGCATGGTCCCCGGCCATACATCAATTTCGACAACGCCGCGTCGACGCCTACATTTGTGCCGATCGCCGATGCCGTCAACTCGTTCCTTCGCTGGTACTCGAATGTCCACCGGGGCACCGGATTCAAATCGCAGTTGTCGAGCTGGATATTCGAACGGTCCCGCGATCTGGTAGCACGGTTCGTCGGTGCCGACTTGAGAGACCAGGTGGTAATATTCACCAAGAATAGCACTGAGGCCATCAATAAGCTGGCCAACCGGCTGCCGCTTGAGCGCGGAGATGTGATCCTTACCACGCTGATGGAGCACCATTCCAACGAACTGCCGTGGCGACGGGTCGGGCGGGTCGAGCACGTGGGGACGAACGACGACGGCACAGTCTGTAAGGAGCACTTTCTCTCGCTTTTGAAGCGTCACGGCGCCAAGGTGAAGCTGGTCGCGATCACCGGCGCATCGAACGTCACCGGCTATATCAACGACCTCGATTTTTTTGCTCGCGCCACACACGATGCCGGCGCGAGGATCCTGGTCGATGGCGCCCAGTTGGTGCCGCACCGGCCGGTCAATATGAAGCCGCACGACCCCGAACACCGGATTGACTATCTGGTGTTCTCCGGCCACAAGATGTATGCGCCGTTTGGCGTAGGGGTGCTCGTAGGAGACAAGCGGACATTTGAGCAGGGAGAGCCGGATGCGGTCGGCGGGGGCGTGGTCGATATCGTGACGCTCGAGGATGCCTACTGGACCGACCTTCCGGAGAAGGAAGAAGCCGGCACGCCGGACATTATCGGCGTGGTGGCTCTTGGCAAAGCGATCAAACTGCTCGAATCGCTCGGTTGGGAAGCGATCATCGAGCACGAGTCCAATCTCACCGCCTACGCCTTGACCGAGCTGGAAAAAATATCCGCGGTTAACCTCTTCGGCGATACCGACCCCGCCAATGCCCGCAATCGCCTTGGCGTGATATCAATGAACGTGGGGAATCTGCCGCACGCGTTGGTGGCGGCGATCCTGAGCTATGAGGGGGGAATCGGCGTACGGTCCGGCTGTTTCTGCGCGCACACCTACGTGAAGACGCTCTTGAGAGTCGGCGAGAGGGAGGCGAAAGAACTGGAAGACCAAATCCGTTCACGGGACCGCTCGAATATCCCGGGTACTATCCGCATGTCGTTTGGGCTGTACAACACCAGGTCCGAAGTTGACACATTCGTGACGATGATCCGCAAGATCGCTTCCGGAGACTACTACAAAGGGTACCGCCTTGACCGGGAGAAGGGGGAATATTATCCGCCGGAGTTTCATCTCCCATTTGAAGACTACTTCCGACTGTAG
- the wecB gene encoding UDP-N-acetylglucosamine 2-epimerase (non-hydrolyzing): MSSRRKIVTVVGARPQFIKAAMVSRRIAAHPELREVIVHTGQHFDNNMSAVFFEQLGIPSPAYNLEVNSLSHAAMTSQMMLRLEPVLTAEKPDIVLVYGDTNSTLAGALCAAKLGIPVAHVEAGLRSFNRNMPEELNRVTTDHLSSLLFCPTDTAVRNLRQEGVEQAGARIVQCGDVMLDAARFYGQFSAEHSDIIKRLNLRQFALCTLHRAENTDDISRLTSIVEALEQIHRETPVILPLHPRTRRVLSEHGRPPAITVIEPVTYFDMLELLKACSIVLTDSGGLQKEAYFFGKPCVTLRDETEWVELVECGANVVSGVDSSAIHSAVRSMMNHRANFSRSFYGDGHAAEHIMKELSVVGPVA; the protein is encoded by the coding sequence GTGAGCTCACGCAGGAAGATCGTCACGGTCGTGGGGGCCCGACCACAGTTCATCAAAGCGGCCATGGTCAGCCGTCGGATCGCGGCTCACCCAGAACTTCGTGAGGTCATTGTCCATACCGGGCAGCACTTCGATAACAACATGTCGGCGGTGTTCTTCGAACAACTGGGGATACCGTCGCCTGCATACAATCTTGAAGTCAACTCGCTCAGTCACGCCGCCATGACGTCGCAGATGATGCTCAGGCTGGAACCAGTGCTGACTGCGGAGAAACCGGATATCGTGTTGGTCTATGGTGACACCAATTCGACACTTGCCGGGGCGCTCTGTGCGGCCAAGTTGGGCATACCGGTGGCGCATGTCGAGGCTGGGCTGCGCAGTTTCAATCGAAACATGCCGGAGGAACTGAATCGAGTAACGACCGACCATCTGTCGTCTCTGTTGTTCTGTCCTACCGATACCGCAGTCCGAAATCTTCGCCAGGAAGGCGTGGAGCAAGCGGGCGCCCGGATCGTGCAGTGCGGCGATGTTATGCTCGATGCCGCCCGATTCTATGGTCAATTTTCCGCAGAGCATTCCGACATCATCAAGCGCCTAAACCTCCGACAGTTTGCGCTGTGTACGCTGCATCGCGCCGAAAACACCGATGACATAAGCCGGCTCACTTCGATCGTGGAGGCACTGGAGCAGATACACCGGGAGACGCCGGTCATTCTGCCGCTTCATCCGCGGACTCGTCGAGTGCTGTCGGAGCATGGGCGCCCGCCCGCCATAACAGTGATTGAACCGGTCACCTATTTCGATATGCTTGAACTGCTGAAGGCGTGCAGTATCGTGTTGACCGACAGCGGCGGGCTTCAAAAAGAAGCGTATTTTTTCGGCAAACCGTGCGTGACCTTACGCGATGAAACGGAATGGGTTGAGCTGGTGGAGTGCGGGGCCAATGTTGTTTCCGGAGTCGATTCGAGCGCGATTCACTCGGCAGTTCGCTCGATGATGAACCACCGTGCCAACTTTTCGAGGTCGTTCTATGGTGATGGTCATGCCGCAGAGCATATTATGAAGGAGTTGTCAGTAGTCGGGCCTGTTGCGTAA
- a CDS encoding antibiotic biosynthesis monooxygenase, translating to MFVAINFITCRPDYRQRFEELLASRVQAIDEMPGFIRMKVLRPTTAGEPYLVQSEWENRESFQAWSRSDAFWRGHCRGFDDIQKAKEAAEEPPMNSRFIMYEVIAE from the coding sequence ATGTTTGTAGCGATTAATTTTATAACCTGCAGACCGGACTACCGCCAGCGCTTTGAAGAACTGCTTGCATCTCGGGTTCAGGCGATTGACGAGATGCCCGGTTTCATCAGAATGAAAGTTTTACGTCCTACTACCGCCGGCGAGCCGTACCTGGTGCAAAGTGAGTGGGAGAACCGGGAATCGTTTCAGGCCTGGTCGCGCTCGGACGCCTTCTGGCGCGGACACTGTCGAGGTTTTGATGATATACAGAAAGCCAAGGAGGCGGCTGAAGAGCCCCCGATGAATTCTCGGTTCATCATGTACGAGGTGATCGCTGAATGA
- a CDS encoding 3-oxoacyl-[acyl-carrier-protein] synthase III C-terminal domain-containing protein, producing the protein MPRICAVHTAVPPNRFDQKSAEQFAREHFSQFLPDIDRLLKVFSGAGIESRYFSCSLDWFRTPHSFDEKNHIYIESATALSAAAARGVLASAGISASQIDYIIYINTTGLATPSIDARLINLLGMRSNIRRTPVWGLGCAGGVAGLSHAYHYLLGHPTERVLVVATELCGLTFMPDDFSRSNLVASALFGEGSAAVLLAGDQVELPGIEILGTQSRFYPDSLDVMGWNIVSQGMQVIFAQRIPDIVAANAAGDLDGFLNRHGLTRGDIAAWLFHPGGTKVIEAYEKALAFSDGELAISRSVLRDYGNMSSVSVLFVLERYLRMNGIGRAGHGLLSSLGPGFCSESLLVKL; encoded by the coding sequence ATGCCGAGAATTTGCGCCGTACATACAGCCGTACCGCCGAACCGGTTCGACCAGAAGTCCGCCGAGCAGTTCGCGCGAGAACATTTTTCGCAATTCCTGCCGGACATCGATCGCCTGCTGAAGGTGTTCTCCGGCGCCGGTATCGAAAGTCGCTACTTTTCCTGCTCCCTGGACTGGTTTCGCACGCCGCATTCGTTTGACGAGAAGAACCACATATACATCGAGTCCGCTACAGCTCTCTCGGCTGCGGCCGCCAGGGGCGTGCTGGCCTCGGCCGGTATCTCAGCGAGCCAGATCGATTATATCATCTACATCAATACGACCGGACTGGCCACGCCGTCAATCGATGCCCGCCTTATCAACCTGCTCGGTATGCGCTCCAACATCCGCCGCACTCCCGTATGGGGACTCGGTTGCGCCGGCGGCGTCGCCGGGCTGTCGCACGCCTACCATTATCTGCTGGGACATCCGACCGAACGAGTCCTGGTGGTCGCGACCGAACTCTGCGGCCTGACATTCATGCCTGATGATTTCTCCAGGTCCAATTTAGTCGCCTCAGCGCTGTTTGGTGAAGGGAGCGCCGCAGTTCTGTTGGCCGGCGACCAGGTTGAGCTACCGGGGATTGAGATCCTGGGCACGCAGAGCCGATTCTACCCGGACTCGCTCGATGTCATGGGCTGGAATATCGTGTCGCAGGGGATGCAGGTGATATTTGCCCAGCGCATTCCGGATATTGTGGCTGCCAACGCCGCCGGCGATCTCGACGGATTTCTCAACAGGCACGGCCTGACGCGAGGAGACATTGCCGCCTGGCTTTTTCATCCTGGCGGCACCAAAGTGATCGAGGCATATGAAAAGGCGCTGGCCTTCTCCGACGGTGAACTGGCGATATCGCGCTCGGTTCTTCGCGATTACGGCAACATGTCATCGGTGTCAGTCCTGTTCGTGCTGGAGCGGTATCTTCGGATGAACGGCATTGGCCGGGCGGGCCACGGCCTTCTCAGCTCGCTCGGCCCCGGGTTTTGTTCGGAATCTTTGCTGGTCAAGCTGTGA
- a CDS encoding NFACT RNA binding domain-containing protein codes for MYLGAAANGRYIRAMQTALHITALVAELKQEIHDGLVVSTEFYKKERSAYVVIKGQSGLWALGFVYHPAGPGFFAVPASKVTPETSEKPWPFFEIVGGRITSISQRDTDRIFTFTLVQNERVRHLSFEAIGPNGNIWLLDEKDRKLATLRKREFTEGEPYTVAAPADRLAPASVTPKMLKDRFTAEDPGQPLVMLLEKQIAGFNRTLARETARRAGVEHLHVSDLSDDGAARISDTVREIVDRFRRPTAGYLHSVAGHLEAYPFKLAIAGDTPEKFKTLSLAVLAMSRRRQTHVEDADERKTTLSQVEKAVHKLSRRIEKLQHDVHEAADFERFKKQGELLQINFGDIKRGMTSLAVTDLYGDRPETVSIPLDPALSAKQNVESYFKRYRKGREGLHLLKRRLEISQAELKELELLQRELEANFETTAATHATVIAALRPHVVEKGEVAPRLPYREYKLSTGLTIFVGRDGADNDRTTFEFARPYELWFHASQCPGSHVVIKYPNKSFQPSKAEIEETAAITAFFSKAKNDTLVPVAYTEKRYVRKPRNTKPGLVVIEREKSVMVRPRKPD; via the coding sequence TTGTACCTTGGCGCCGCTGCGAACGGTCGCTATATTCGCGCCATGCAGACAGCGCTCCATATCACGGCCTTGGTGGCAGAATTGAAGCAGGAGATTCACGACGGACTTGTTGTCAGCACCGAGTTCTACAAGAAAGAGCGGTCCGCCTATGTTGTCATCAAGGGCCAATCTGGCCTGTGGGCGCTCGGGTTCGTCTATCACCCGGCGGGACCCGGTTTCTTTGCAGTCCCCGCCTCCAAAGTGACACCCGAGACCTCGGAAAAGCCGTGGCCCTTCTTTGAGATCGTCGGCGGCCGGATCACGTCGATCTCCCAGCGCGATACCGATCGTATATTCACCTTCACGCTGGTTCAGAACGAGAGAGTGCGCCATCTGTCGTTCGAAGCGATCGGCCCGAACGGTAACATCTGGCTCCTTGACGAGAAAGATCGGAAACTGGCGACGCTTCGCAAGCGTGAATTCACCGAGGGGGAACCGTACACCGTTGCCGCGCCGGCTGACCGACTGGCTCCTGCATCGGTAACGCCAAAGATGTTGAAGGACCGTTTCACGGCTGAAGATCCCGGTCAGCCGCTCGTGATGCTTCTGGAAAAGCAGATCGCCGGGTTCAACCGGACGCTGGCACGGGAGACCGCTCGACGGGCAGGCGTTGAGCATCTGCATGTTTCAGACCTTTCCGACGATGGCGCTGCCCGTATCAGTGATACCGTTCGAGAGATAGTCGACCGATTTCGGCGTCCGACCGCCGGGTATCTCCATTCCGTGGCCGGACACCTGGAGGCATATCCGTTCAAGCTGGCGATAGCGGGCGACACGCCGGAGAAGTTCAAAACGTTATCGCTCGCCGTGCTGGCGATGAGCCGGCGCAGGCAGACCCATGTCGAAGATGCCGATGAGCGCAAGACGACTCTGTCCCAGGTCGAGAAGGCGGTGCACAAACTGAGCCGACGCATCGAAAAACTTCAACACGATGTTCACGAGGCGGCTGACTTTGAGCGATTCAAGAAACAGGGAGAGCTGTTGCAGATAAACTTCGGCGACATCAAAAGGGGGATGACATCGCTTGCCGTGACGGACCTGTACGGCGACCGACCGGAGACGGTGAGCATTCCGCTCGATCCGGCGCTGTCAGCCAAACAGAACGTGGAATCGTATTTCAAGCGATATCGCAAAGGGCGCGAGGGGCTGCATCTGCTCAAACGTCGATTGGAGATTTCCCAAGCGGAACTGAAGGAGCTGGAACTTCTGCAGCGCGAACTTGAGGCCAATTTTGAGACCACAGCCGCCACGCATGCAACCGTCATTGCCGCGCTGCGGCCGCATGTAGTCGAAAAAGGGGAGGTGGCGCCAAGACTCCCATATCGGGAATACAAACTAAGCACGGGACTGACCATCTTCGTAGGGCGGGACGGCGCCGACAATGACCGCACGACCTTCGAATTCGCCCGGCCGTACGAGCTTTGGTTTCATGCGTCGCAATGCCCGGGGTCGCACGTGGTGATAAAGTACCCGAACAAATCGTTCCAGCCTTCAAAGGCAGAAATCGAAGAGACGGCCGCAATCACGGCATTTTTCAGCAAAGCGAAAAACGACACCTTGGTGCCGGTGGCATATACGGAGAAGCGATACGTACGCAAACCACGAAATACCAAGCCGGGGCTGGTGGTGATTGAGCGTGAAAAGTCGGTTATGGTGCGCCCGCGAAAGCCGGACTGA
- a CDS encoding glycosyltransferase family 4 protein, giving the protein MRRLFEFARYFAANGHQVSVLTAIPNYPDGIVPPKYRGHFFQSELMEGVKVYRTWVLAAPNRYPGKRMIGFVTFLVTSLLNAFRIKGKVDIVLASTPPVNTPLIGWLLSKLRRSRLIIEIRDLQPESAEDFGNLNRSVFTRALKKMMHGLYRKADLLVPVTNGMAEYLEGLGLPRGRIATIKSGFSSEFATAGFNGIRKKFGWEEKFLVLYAGTLGWAHSLETVIEAARQLNDQPDVCFVFVGDGQKRDALEGMAHDYGLKNVAFVGSQPLETIPHFLKASNVLIHSLKDAPVAKRGVPSKLYEYMASGRPIVFGSRDSEAISELEKAGGALWFPPDEPNRLADIVLQLRSGEIDGDSLGSRYLTYATKHHRRELWARKYLDLLETL; this is encoded by the coding sequence GTGAGGCGTCTTTTTGAGTTTGCGCGCTATTTCGCTGCCAATGGGCACCAGGTATCGGTGCTGACAGCCATCCCGAACTATCCGGACGGCATCGTGCCGCCCAAATACCGGGGCCACTTCTTCCAGTCCGAACTGATGGAGGGCGTGAAAGTGTACCGGACATGGGTCTTGGCGGCACCGAACCGGTACCCCGGTAAACGGATGATCGGTTTTGTGACTTTCCTTGTAACATCTTTGCTCAATGCCTTTCGTATCAAGGGGAAAGTCGATATCGTCCTGGCTTCAACGCCGCCCGTTAATACGCCGCTCATTGGCTGGCTTCTGAGCAAGCTTCGCCGCTCGCGGCTGATAATCGAAATACGAGACCTTCAGCCGGAATCGGCAGAGGATTTTGGCAATCTGAACCGCTCAGTGTTCACCCGGGCGCTCAAGAAAATGATGCACGGGCTGTACCGGAAAGCCGACCTGCTCGTGCCGGTGACCAATGGCATGGCGGAATATCTTGAGGGGCTGGGACTTCCAAGAGGCCGCATTGCCACTATCAAGTCAGGATTCTCAAGCGAGTTCGCTACCGCCGGATTCAACGGCATTCGAAAGAAATTCGGCTGGGAAGAAAAGTTCCTGGTGCTGTACGCCGGCACACTGGGCTGGGCGCACTCACTGGAGACCGTCATTGAAGCCGCACGCCAACTCAACGATCAACCCGATGTGTGCTTCGTGTTCGTCGGGGATGGTCAGAAACGGGATGCCCTGGAGGGAATGGCGCACGATTACGGACTGAAGAACGTGGCGTTTGTCGGTTCGCAACCGCTGGAAACCATTCCGCACTTTCTCAAAGCCTCCAACGTGTTGATACACAGTTTGAAAGATGCACCCGTGGCCAAACGGGGCGTGCCATCCAAGCTGTACGAATACATGGCCTCCGGCCGTCCGATCGTGTTCGGCTCGCGCGACAGCGAAGCGATCAGCGAACTGGAGAAAGCGGGTGGTGCGCTCTGGTTCCCGCCCGATGAGCCCAACCGCCTTGCCGATATCGTCCTGCAGTTGAGATCCGGGGAGATCGATGGGGACAGCCTGGGGAGCCGGTACCTGACGTACGCCACCAAGCATCACCGCCGCGAGCTTTGGGCGCGTAAATACCTCGATTTGCTCGAGACCCTCTAA
- a CDS encoding DinB family protein, protein MTKKEHLLGHLKTVHGSIRKLVDDISEEEAIVCLPGNPNHIKFLVGHISTTAAFALTVAGVKPDYPGEWMKMFARGATVTADISVYPSIADIRTRLYALHAALEEFVATCDEGALERVNVIRPGWDENAMDGVLFFAAHDFYHAGQIAMIRRALGRDRMFG, encoded by the coding sequence ATGACCAAAAAAGAGCACCTGCTTGGACACCTGAAGACCGTCCACGGCTCGATCAGGAAGCTTGTCGACGACATCAGTGAAGAGGAAGCCATCGTCTGTCTGCCTGGAAATCCCAATCATATCAAATTCCTGGTTGGACATATCAGCACCACGGCTGCATTCGCTCTTACCGTTGCGGGGGTGAAACCGGACTACCCGGGAGAGTGGATGAAGATGTTTGCGCGCGGGGCGACCGTCACCGCCGACATCTCGGTGTACCCGTCGATCGCCGACATACGGACACGGCTGTACGCGCTGCACGCCGCCCTGGAGGAATTCGTGGCCACGTGCGACGAGGGGGCGCTCGAACGCGTCAATGTTATCCGCCCGGGCTGGGATGAGAACGCCATGGATGGTGTCCTGTTCTTTGCCGCGCACGATTTCTATCATGCCGGACAGATCGCCATGATCCGGCGGGCGCTCGGCCGCGACCGGATGTTCGGATGA
- a CDS encoding cytochrome c, translating to MRTGRLIHAACAAAVVSLLMIACGPTGSGEEKSPGEMAFRRSCQTCHSLPKPSKKTDEEWPALVRRYGEKAKLSPETIAQITEYLRASN from the coding sequence GTGAGAACCGGACGATTGATTCATGCCGCATGCGCGGCAGCGGTAGTCTCATTGCTAATGATCGCGTGCGGCCCAACCGGCTCCGGCGAGGAGAAGTCGCCCGGTGAAATGGCATTCCGGCGCAGTTGCCAGACCTGTCATTCGCTGCCGAAACCATCGAAGAAGACCGATGAGGAGTGGCCGGCGCTGGTCCGGCGGTATGGTGAGAAGGCGAAACTTTCTCCAGAGACAATTGCGCAGATAACGGAGTATCTGAGAGCTTCGAATTAG
- a CDS encoding LemA family protein, with the protein MKVFLAILAVLLLVVIVLGGAIWSARGGLIDRSQGVDEKWGQVQNVYQRRFDLVPNLVASVDNFMQRQQQTLTDVIAMRQRVIDLKSAAESALNSGNPLLLDSLAGQLSRQLNSFINVVVERYPEIKGDQMYSDLLVQLEGTENRIAQERRVYNEVIREYNVYRQKGVMALIAGSIFGFPYEKAFFAADVEAQKAPSVKDAFNNK; encoded by the coding sequence GTGAAAGTTTTTCTGGCCATTCTTGCGGTGTTACTGCTGGTCGTGATCGTCCTCGGCGGCGCCATCTGGAGCGCGCGCGGCGGTCTGATCGACCGTTCACAGGGTGTCGATGAAAAGTGGGGACAGGTGCAGAACGTCTACCAGCGTCGGTTCGACCTCGTGCCGAACCTGGTCGCCAGCGTGGATAATTTCATGCAGCGCCAGCAGCAGACCCTCACCGATGTTATCGCCATGCGGCAGCGGGTGATCGACCTCAAAAGCGCGGCCGAATCCGCTCTCAACAGTGGCAACCCGCTTCTTTTGGACTCGCTCGCCGGGCAGCTTTCGCGTCAGTTGAATTCGTTCATCAATGTGGTCGTGGAGCGGTACCCCGAGATCAAAGGGGACCAGATGTACAGCGACCTGCTGGTGCAGCTCGAAGGGACGGAGAACCGGATTGCGCAGGAGCGCCGCGTGTACAACGAGGTCATCCGCGAGTACAACGTCTATCGCCAGAAGGGCGTCATGGCGTTGATCGCCGGATCGATCTTTGGCTTCCCCTACGAAAAGGCGTTTTTTGCCGCCGATGTTGAAGCGCAGAAAGCGCCCAGCGTGAAAGATGCATTCAACAACAAGTAG